One segment of Deltaproteobacteria bacterium HGW-Deltaproteobacteria-4 DNA contains the following:
- a CDS encoding cell division protein FtsK, which translates to MSEKAKTTPPATILQDPLHKEIAGVLLGACGIYLALTLFSHHGGDPTMNNNVQPLAIGNLGGQFGAYLSDILYQSFGFAALLIPAGFLAVAWRFLRFRDVHFPLWRIGAYLLLLFSLDGLLALFLSRVELFGETIGEAGGLIGRILADDFFVPLLGRGGAFLILFPLFLVACILSSRFSFVLFFQGRLQEFKFLLAQRREQSRAVKELAARENNATLQEGPRITPPRPVYVEPPTKAAKRKKEAAEAPVQEVFTFLEACGTYHLPPLSLLDHEGEASKPVDREALLANARILETKFADFNVAGEVTEVKPGPVVTMYEFAPAPGVKVNRISNLSDDLSMALRALSIRIVAPIPGRGVVGIEIPNRERETVWLKDIFSSEEFQKNGGRLPLALGKDIFGSTVVADLSRMPHVLVAGSTGSGKSVSINTMVLSLLYRAKPEDVRIIMVDPKMLELSIYEGIPHLLLPVVTNPKKAVLALAWAVREMERRYRLLSDKKVRDIAGYNRKIAKEVDDTAAALARGEVVIDLVEPAYGLDEELPIVSPLEGEVLEHGHLPYIVVIVDELADLMMVAGRDIEESIARLAQMARAAGIHLILATQRPSVDVITGLIKANFPTRISFKVFSRIDSRTILDQMGAENLLGMGDMLYLPPGTGALQRVHGAFVSEIEVQRVVEFLKKQGEPVYDKSILEAPPSSDGGSDGGSDGYDEKWDEAIAVVADTRQASGSMLQRRLGVGYNRAMKMIERMEQEGIVGPSMGNSKPREVFISKMTKD; encoded by the coding sequence ATGAGTGAAAAAGCAAAGACCACCCCGCCCGCCACCATCCTTCAAGATCCCCTGCACAAGGAGATCGCCGGGGTTCTTCTCGGAGCTTGCGGTATCTATCTGGCGCTGACTCTTTTCAGTCATCACGGCGGCGATCCGACGATGAATAATAACGTTCAGCCGTTGGCGATCGGCAACCTCGGCGGCCAATTTGGCGCTTACCTGAGTGATATCCTTTATCAGTCTTTCGGTTTTGCCGCCCTGCTGATTCCCGCCGGTTTTCTTGCCGTGGCCTGGCGCTTCCTTCGTTTTCGTGATGTGCACTTCCCACTGTGGCGCATCGGCGCCTACCTTCTGCTCCTTTTCAGCCTCGATGGTCTGCTTGCCCTCTTTCTGTCTCGGGTCGAGCTCTTTGGCGAAACAATCGGTGAAGCCGGCGGTTTGATCGGGCGGATTCTTGCCGACGATTTTTTTGTCCCGCTCCTCGGACGCGGCGGCGCTTTTCTCATCCTTTTTCCGCTCTTTCTCGTCGCCTGCATCCTGTCGTCCCGTTTCTCCTTTGTCCTCTTTTTTCAGGGGCGTCTGCAAGAGTTCAAATTTCTCCTGGCACAGCGCCGTGAGCAGTCCCGGGCGGTCAAGGAGCTCGCGGCCCGGGAAAATAATGCAACGCTGCAGGAAGGACCGCGGATTACGCCACCCCGTCCTGTTTACGTCGAGCCGCCGACCAAAGCCGCCAAGCGCAAGAAAGAGGCGGCTGAGGCGCCGGTGCAGGAAGTCTTTACCTTCCTGGAAGCGTGCGGCACCTATCATCTCCCCCCCCTCTCCCTCCTTGATCATGAAGGGGAGGCGAGCAAGCCGGTCGATCGCGAAGCGCTCCTCGCCAATGCCCGTATCCTTGAAACCAAGTTTGCCGACTTCAATGTTGCCGGCGAGGTCACCGAGGTCAAGCCCGGTCCGGTCGTGACCATGTACGAATTCGCCCCGGCGCCGGGAGTCAAGGTCAACCGCATCTCCAACCTTTCCGATGATCTCTCCATGGCACTGCGCGCGCTGTCGATCCGCATCGTCGCACCGATTCCCGGTCGAGGCGTTGTCGGTATCGAAATCCCCAACCGGGAGAGGGAGACGGTCTGGCTCAAAGATATCTTCTCCTCCGAAGAGTTTCAGAAGAACGGCGGCCGTCTGCCGCTGGCGCTGGGCAAGGATATCTTCGGCAGTACCGTCGTTGCCGACCTGTCGCGCATGCCGCACGTCCTCGTTGCCGGTTCAACCGGCAGTGGTAAGTCGGTCTCGATTAATACCATGGTCCTCTCCCTCCTTTACCGCGCCAAGCCGGAGGATGTGCGGATCATCATGGTCGACCCGAAGATGCTCGAACTCTCCATCTACGAAGGGATCCCCCACCTCCTGTTGCCGGTCGTCACCAACCCGAAGAAGGCGGTCCTTGCCCTGGCCTGGGCGGTGCGGGAGATGGAGCGGCGCTACCGCCTTCTCTCCGACAAGAAGGTGCGGGATATTGCCGGTTACAACAGGAAGATTGCCAAAGAGGTTGACGATACCGCTGCCGCCCTGGCCCGCGGCGAGGTGGTGATTGATCTGGTTGAACCGGCGTACGGTCTCGATGAAGAGTTGCCGATCGTTTCGCCGCTGGAAGGGGAGGTTCTTGAACACGGCCATCTCCCTTATATTGTCGTCATCGTTGATGAACTCGCCGACCTGATGATGGTCGCCGGCCGCGATATCGAGGAGTCGATCGCCCGCCTCGCCCAGATGGCGCGTGCCGCCGGCATTCATCTTATCCTCGCCACCCAGCGGCCGAGTGTCGACGTCATCACCGGCCTGATCAAGGCGAACTTCCCGACCCGTATCTCCTTCAAGGTCTTTTCCCGCATCGATTCCCGCACCATCCTCGATCAGATGGGGGCGGAAAATCTCCTCGGCATGGGCGATATGCTTTACCTGCCACCGGGGACCGGCGCTCTGCAGCGGGTGCACGGCGCCTTTGTCTCCGAGATCGAAGTGCAGCGTGTTGTCGAGTTTCTCAAGAAGCAGGGGGAGCCGGTCTACGACAAGTCGATCCTCGAAGCGCCGCCGAGCAGTGATGGCGGCAGCGATGGCGGCAGTGACGGTTACGATGAAAAATGGGATGAAGCGATCGCCGTCGTCGCCGATACCCGCCAGGCCTCGGGTTCGATGTTGCAGCGTCGTCTCGGCGTCGGTTACAACCGGGCGATGAAGATGATTGAGCGGATGGAGCAGGAAGGGATCGTCGGTCCGTCGATGGGGAACAGCAAGCCGCGTGAAGTCTTTATCAGCAAGATGACGAAGGACTAG